From the genome of Azospirillum brasilense, one region includes:
- a CDS encoding LpxI family protein, translated as MSQPLPKLGILAGGGTLPARIAAAVRGQGREVFVVAFDGHTDPATVVGLPHLWSRFGAAGSIIDRLKKEKVGELVFAGPVRRPSFTELLPDWYTTKFLAKVGTRALGDDGLLRSVARELEGEGFRVVGLHELLGELLTPAGPVGRLRPDGEAERDIARAVEVARTLGALDVGQGAVVQQGIVLAVEAIEGTDAMLARCAGLARPGSGGVLVKVKKPQQDRRLDLPTMGVTTVENAARAGLRGIAVEAGGSLLVDRAAVAEAADRLGLFVVGITVASETRS; from the coding sequence ATGTCGCAGCCTCTTCCCAAGCTCGGCATCCTGGCGGGCGGCGGCACGTTGCCGGCCCGCATCGCCGCCGCGGTGCGCGGCCAGGGGCGCGAGGTCTTCGTCGTCGCCTTCGACGGCCACACCGACCCCGCCACCGTCGTGGGCCTTCCTCATCTGTGGAGCCGTTTCGGCGCCGCCGGCAGCATCATCGACCGGTTGAAGAAGGAGAAGGTTGGGGAGCTGGTCTTCGCCGGACCGGTGCGCCGGCCGTCATTCACCGAGCTTCTTCCCGACTGGTACACCACCAAGTTCCTCGCCAAGGTCGGCACCCGCGCGCTCGGCGACGATGGACTGCTGCGCTCCGTCGCGCGCGAACTCGAAGGGGAGGGGTTCCGCGTGGTCGGTCTGCACGAACTCCTGGGCGAGCTTCTGACCCCGGCTGGGCCGGTGGGCCGGCTGCGTCCGGACGGCGAGGCGGAGCGCGACATCGCCCGCGCGGTCGAGGTCGCCCGCACACTCGGCGCTCTGGACGTCGGGCAGGGCGCCGTGGTGCAGCAGGGGATCGTGCTCGCCGTCGAGGCCATCGAGGGCACCGACGCCATGCTGGCCCGCTGCGCCGGGCTGGCGCGTCCCGGTTCGGGCGGCGTGCTGGTCAAGGTGAAGAAGCCGCAGCAGGACCGCCGCCTGGACCTGCCCACCATGGGGGTGACGACCGTAGAGAACGCCGCCCGCGCCGGCCTGCGCGGCATCGCGGTGGAGGCGGGCGGCAGCCTGCTGGTCGACCGCGCCGCGGTGGCCGAGGCCGCCGACCGCCTGGGTCTGTTCGTCGTCGGCATCACCGTTGCGTCGGAGACCCGGTCGTGA
- the lpxA gene encoding acyl-ACP--UDP-N-acetylglucosamine O-acyltransferase, with translation MSVSIHPTAVVDPAATLGEDVSIGPLCVVGPDVQLGDRVRLTSHVVVEGRTRIGDDSVIYPFASIGHRPQDLKFKGEPSELIVGRNNQIREHVTMSPGTEGGGMVTRVGDNGLFMVGVHVAHDCVVGNNAVLANNATLAGHVHLGDFVTIGGLSAVRQFVRIGSHAMIGGMSGVEKDVIPYGLVMGDRARLAGLNLVGLERRGFQKDEIHALRAAYRLLFGNEGTFAERMEEVGRDMGQQTLVADVLTFARASRSLCQPREG, from the coding sequence ATGAGCGTTTCCATTCACCCGACGGCGGTCGTCGATCCGGCCGCCACGCTGGGCGAAGACGTTTCCATCGGTCCCCTCTGCGTGGTCGGGCCGGATGTCCAACTGGGCGACCGCGTGCGCCTGACCTCCCACGTGGTGGTCGAGGGACGCACGCGCATCGGCGACGACTCGGTGATTTATCCGTTCGCGTCCATCGGCCACCGCCCGCAGGACCTGAAATTCAAGGGTGAACCGTCCGAGCTGATCGTCGGGCGCAACAACCAGATCCGTGAGCATGTCACCATGAGCCCCGGCACCGAGGGCGGCGGCATGGTCACGCGGGTCGGCGACAACGGCCTGTTCATGGTCGGCGTCCACGTCGCCCATGACTGCGTCGTCGGCAACAACGCAGTCCTGGCGAACAACGCCACGCTGGCCGGCCATGTCCATCTGGGCGACTTCGTGACCATCGGCGGTCTGTCGGCGGTCCGCCAGTTTGTCCGCATCGGCTCGCACGCCATGATCGGCGGCATGTCCGGCGTGGAGAAGGACGTGATCCCCTACGGCCTCGTCATGGGCGACCGCGCCCGTCTGGCCGGCCTGAACCTCGTCGGGCTGGAGCGTCGCGGCTTCCAGAAGGATGAGATCCACGCCCTGCGCGCCGCCTACCGTCTGCTGTTCGGCAACGAGGGCACCTTCGCCGAGCGCATGGAGGAGGTCGGGCGCGACATGGGGCAGCAGACGCTGGTCGCCGATGTGCTGACCTTCGCGCGGGCCTCGCGGTCGCTCTGCCAGCCGCGCGAGGGCTGA
- the fabZ gene encoding 3-hydroxyacyl-ACP dehydratase FabZ, whose protein sequence is MDVTADNKKIADLDIMRIMEMIPHRYPILMIDRVIDITLGESATGVKNVTINEPFFQGHFPSRPVMPGVMIIEAMAQTSAVLVVATLGKESEGKLVYFMTVDEARFRRPVTPGDTIHIHVTKQRQRANVWKFKGEAKVNGVLVAEAVYSAMILDEK, encoded by the coding sequence ATGGATGTGACGGCGGACAACAAGAAGATAGCCGACCTCGACATCATGCGGATCATGGAAATGATCCCGCATCGCTATCCGATTCTGATGATCGACCGGGTGATCGACATCACCCTGGGTGAAAGCGCCACCGGCGTGAAGAACGTCACCATCAACGAGCCGTTCTTCCAGGGGCACTTCCCGTCGCGGCCGGTGATGCCGGGCGTGATGATCATCGAGGCGATGGCGCAGACCTCCGCCGTGCTGGTGGTCGCCACGCTGGGCAAGGAATCCGAGGGCAAGCTCGTCTATTTCATGACCGTGGACGAGGCACGTTTCCGCCGCCCGGTCACGCCCGGCGACACCATCCACATCCACGTGACCAAGCAGCGCCAGCGCGCCAACGTGTGGAAGTTCAAGGGCGAGGCCAAGGTCAACGGTGTCCTGGTCGCCGAAGCCGTCTATTCTGCCATGATCCTGGACGAGAAATGA
- a CDS encoding OmpH family outer membrane protein, whose protein sequence is MQFSKLRALVAAGAVLAGVAMATPSFAQDKPTDNLKAPVIAVVDVQKIMQESNASKGVSKSFETLRETYQKEIASLEDKLRKSEEELRKQQTVLAPDALANKRRDFEKQVGEVQKTVQSRKRALENALNEAMAVVHKNMVEIVADVARERGANLVLARQQFVLVDTQLDVTDVVLERVNKKLPQVALTVPKQ, encoded by the coding sequence ATGCAGTTCAGCAAGCTCAGGGCGCTGGTCGCCGCCGGTGCGGTGTTGGCGGGCGTCGCGATGGCGACGCCGTCCTTCGCCCAGGACAAGCCGACCGACAACCTCAAGGCGCCGGTCATCGCCGTGGTCGACGTGCAGAAGATCATGCAGGAGTCGAACGCCTCCAAGGGCGTCTCGAAGTCCTTCGAAACGCTGCGCGAGACCTACCAGAAGGAAATCGCCTCGCTGGAGGACAAGCTGCGCAAGTCCGAGGAGGAACTGCGCAAGCAGCAGACCGTGCTGGCTCCGGACGCGCTGGCCAACAAGCGCCGCGACTTCGAGAAGCAGGTCGGCGAGGTCCAAAAGACGGTGCAGAGCCGCAAGCGCGCCCTGGAAAACGCGCTGAACGAGGCGATGGCCGTCGTCCACAAGAACATGGTGGAGATCGTGGCAGACGTCGCGCGCGAGCGCGGCGCCAATCTGGTTCTCGCCCGCCAGCAGTTCGTCCTGGTCGACACCCAGCTCGACGTCACCGACGTCGTGCTGGAGCGGGTGAACAAGAAGCTGCCCCAGGTCGCGCTGACCGTTCCCAAGCAATAA